DNA sequence from the Chamaesiphon minutus PCC 6605 genome:
CCCAACTCGCAGGGGCACAAATGCCGATCCGGTCATGCGTCGAATGCCGCCGAATAGGTTCGCCATCACCCATTGATACGTTGCTGCGGGAAGGGGTGGAGAAACCCCAACAAACGCATGAGTGATGCGAGTCACAGCCCCATCCGTTTCTAGTCGCACGACTGAAGCTTCATGAACGAGGCGAATGTAACGGCTCAATCGCGCCAAAGCCTCTCCTAGATTGGGGCTGCACTCTAGGACATAATTCACCACATCATAGGTTGTCGGTTGAGCGTAAGCAGCTAGTCTTAAGCCGATCGCTTCCTCTCCGGTTCGGTCTAGAATCGTTTGCCACAAGACGCAAAGTTGCTGGTGAGAAATTCGCTCATCGCTTCGGTGCAATATGGCGGTAGTGAGGTGGATTTCACTTAGCAATTCATTTGCTTCTAAGCCGATTTTTTCAGCCGCACTGACAATGCCCAGAATTAGCTGAGGAGAGACTCGATGATTCATACTTTGTATAAACAATGCGCTTGGCGGATTTGGTCAGTCAATTGTCGTGCTTTATCACTGCGGCAATCCTAACAAAAATTTTAGAATTGAGTAATCCGATCCTGAAATCATTTCTATGATAAAAAGAAGAAACTTAATCCTTGGTGCGGGTAGCTCTATTTTGGCGATCGCCGTTGCCAATATTGTCTCTACGCTGACTGCTTCCGCTCAAAAAAACGAATTACGCGATTCTCCAAAGGAGCGACTCGCTCCGGTCGGGTTTGTCTTGACGCACCTTCTCGGACGGGAAACCCGTCCGAAGTGCGTCGCTCCCGACCATGGAAGCGAGTCAAGACAGCAACTACGCCAACGCATCGAGCAAATTGCACGCACGGCTCAAGGGCGGGTTGGGGTTACAGCTACGGTGTTAGAAACCGGACAGTCAGTGACGCTCGATGGAGCACAACGATTTCCAATGCAAAGCGTTTACAAGTTTCCGATCGCAATGGCTGTGCTAGATCGGGTCGATCGAGGAAAATTAACACTCGATCGCAGAGTTCGGATTGAGAGCAGCGATATTGCCCCGGTCAGTGCCACTCTAGATCGGAAGTCGCAGGGTAAGGAATTCACGCTAGCTGTAGCGACCCGCAATCATAAATCATCAAACCCGCAATCATCGCAAAATCGAACCCAGATTAAATGCAACTATCCGGTGGTTCCAACCCGAATTAACTGCAACTGAACCCAGATTAATTGCAACCAACCCACAATCATCCGTTCCAACCCACATTAACTGCAACTATAAAAGAGTAAAGAAAACGTTCGTTTTCTTTACTCTGTCATTTAACCACTCACAGCAACGGCAAACCGCCATTTGGTTAATAAAGTAACTCGATAAAGAAATTAAAATCAAGATATACTCCTCATAGATGAGTTTATTCACTTTTTGTCGTGCTAATTGGCTATGCTCGTGTTTCAACTGACGACCAACTCCTCGATCTCCAGCAAGATGCACTGACGAAAGTTGGCTGCGAGCGAATTTTTACAGATCGGGAGAGCGGTGCTAAAGCCACCCGCCCAGGACTGACATTAGCACTGGATATGTTACGCGCAGACGATACACTTGTCGTTTGGCGACTAGATCGGTTGGGAAGATCGCTCAAGAACCTAATTGAGTTAACAGAACTGCTACGCGAACGATCGATCCAACTGCATAGCATCCAAGACGGAATCGACACATCCACCAGTGGCGGTCAATTAATGTTTCACCTATTCGGCGCACTGGCAGAATTCGAGCGAAATCTGATTCGCGAACGAACGAATGCTGGATTAACTGCCGCCAGAACCAGAGGTAAGACAGGTGGCAGACCCAAGGCACTAGCACCGAATCAGAGAGCTTTAGTCGTCAGTCTGTACAAGGAGAAACAACATTCGCTCGATGAGATCTGTCAAATGATGGGTATTTCCAGACCTACTCTCTATAGTTATGTAGCCGAGGAACAAAACAGTGCCCCGCAAACAAATCCCCGCCTCGGCTCTAGTTAGGTTACGACAAAGTTTAGATCTACTCCCCGCTCGTTGCCCAGAACGAAAACTGCTCGTCGAAAACACAGCCAGCCTCTACGGAATATCCACAGACACCTTATATCGCTCGCTCCGAGAACAGACACGACCAAAATCTATCCATCGTAATGACCGAGGGCTGCCACGCAAGCTGTCACAGCCAGAGATGGAAAGCTACTGTGAAATCATTGCAGCCTTTAAAATTCGTACCAGTAATAAAAAGGGACGACATATCTCCACCACCAGAGCAATCGAAATCATTGAGGAGTATGGTGTCGATACTCCCAATGGCTTCATCCAACCACCACCAGGACTATTGACCAGAACGACAGTCAACCGTTATCTCCAAGCCTGGGGTTACGACCAAGAGCGGATGACCAGACAGCCTCCTGCTGTGCGCTTTCAAGCTGATAATAGCAATGACTGTTGGCACTTTGACCTCAGCCCTTCAGACTTAAAACACATCGCTCAACCTGCTTGGGTCGAACCAGGACGAGGGAATCCACTATTGATGCTCTACAGTGTCGTCGATGACCGCAGTGGCATGTGCTATCAGGAGTACCACTGTGTCTATGGG
Encoded proteins:
- a CDS encoding recombinase family protein, coding for MLIGYARVSTDDQLLDLQQDALTKVGCERIFTDRESGAKATRPGLTLALDMLRADDTLVVWRLDRLGRSLKNLIELTELLRERSIQLHSIQDGIDTSTSGGQLMFHLFGALAEFERNLIRERTNAGLTAARTRGKTGGRPKALAPNQRALVVSLYKEKQHSLDEICQMMGISRPTLYSYVAEEQNSAPQTNPRLGSS
- a CDS encoding serine hydrolase produces the protein MIKRRNLILGAGSSILAIAVANIVSTLTASAQKNELRDSPKERLAPVGFVLTHLLGRETRPKCVAPDHGSESRQQLRQRIEQIARTAQGRVGVTATVLETGQSVTLDGAQRFPMQSVYKFPIAMAVLDRVDRGKLTLDRRVRIESSDIAPVSATLDRKSQGKEFTLAVATRNHKSSNPQSSQNRTQIKCNYPVVPTRINCN
- a CDS encoding AraC family transcriptional regulator ligand-binding domain-containing protein → MNHRVSPQLILGIVSAAEKIGLEANELLSEIHLTTAILHRSDERISHQQLCVLWQTILDRTGEEAIGLRLAAYAQPTTYDVVNYVLECSPNLGEALARLSRYIRLVHEASVVRLETDGAVTRITHAFVGVSPPLPAATYQWVMANLFGGIRRMTGSAFVPLRVGFQQAQPANPAAFDRFFQTRVQFLQPVNELCLDSRLLQQPLLLSNDGLVTVLDRYATESIAKLPQANSLVNQVQREIQLHLQSDDPKLDTIAQALQLSSRTLQRKLKEAGTSYQVLLDEVRRELAIAYVRERSNISFRSRFFTWLL